The DNA window TCCCATCTGCATCCTTAAAAGCACTACAAAAATCTTCCAGTACATTGTGCTCCGGACCATATCCAATCAACTGCCATTGCCATTGTGAAATGAGTGCAACATACATCTATAATTCTCTCATTGCAATAACTTATGTTTTTTGTAGACCTCTCTCTGCACCATCCAAGCAATTTTGCCATGCGTTGTTCGTTTATTGTTGTTACCTTTTATTGTTAACACCAATGCATCATAAGGTAACCACCATTAATGCTCAGCAACGTAGTCTGTGTAATATTTGTCTCTGTGTTGGTTAATGTCAAACTTAATTAGCACATTTGATTCATAATAATGGAAGCTTTTATTGAAATGCTCGAAAATTGTGAATCCTTCTAGCCATTCCAAGCCTAAGCAGTATCCCTGCTTTTGCTTTCTGTTCAATGAAGTGTTTCTTTCCCCACATTCCTCCTTGCTCTGTTTTGCTTTGGCTTTTCTTTTTTGTGTGTCATTGTTTAAGGCTCCGATGATGATGTCTATACTAGTATATCGTTCCAATTGCTGAACTGCTTCACCATGTTAGTGGTAATGTAGAGATGAAGGGACAACTGAGGAGCGAGCTTGCACTCTTTTTATGTACTGTCTGGCATTTTCTCTGATTTTTTTGGCTTTTGTCTTGCACAAAATGGTACTAGATCAATTCTTGAGGTTCGACTTCCAATTCTTTTTGCCTTTTTTTTAGGTTTTATGTGCTATGGTTTTTTTGGCCACTTTTTAATGGCTTTTAGGTGTATTTGTTACCTACGAGTAGGCATGAAAATTCAGATTTTTGTTCTACCTTTATCGATGTACTATTCTGTTATTGGGATAATTAATGTAAAGGCACGACACTACAATATGACGAGCATTATTGTTATCGATGTACTAGTCTGTTTCCTGATGGAGCTTTCTTATGACCGCTAGATTGTTCATTGGAAGAATCACCTGAGATTTCCCGAAGATACCAAAATCAGCAATGAGGCAAAAGATCTCGTATGTAGTTTACTCTGTGATGTAGAGCATAGACTTGGAACAGGAGGTGCAGCTCAGATAAAGGTATTATTTGGTCCAAATGAGTCTCCTGTGCTCCTCTTCTCTCTCCATTCACACATGAGCTAATGCAGGCTCACCCTTGGTTCGTCGATGTTGATTGGAATAAATTATATGATATGGAAGCAGCATTTAAACCAGAGGTCGACGGGGAGCTGGACACCCGGAATTTCATGAAGTTTGGTGAAGTACAAACTGATCTCTTAGCTTTTATTATGTTTCGTGCCTTCCATTCCACCCCCTGCAGATAGTCATATTTATCTCCATACGTCAGGGTAGTCTTGATTTTATCTTTGAAGTATGAGATTGGTGATCGGAATTCCAGTATTATTCACGAGCCAATCTAATCTGCGATACACTTGACCATCATGCCTACACATTAATGTCATGACATGTCTGCTTCATTGTACTCGTTCCTGTGCTCGTCTTCTATTGTCTAACGTCTCACTTATTTGAACAGCTGGATCCACCAACACCATCGAAGTCTGGGTCAGGATCCTCAAGAAAGGTCTGTCTTGCTGCTCTTTGCAAACGTTAATCCATTTTCCATATTCCCCAAATTGTTGAACAGTGTGGGATTTATGTAGTTCTTTCTGATCTTGATATGATTTTTCTTCAAACAGATGCATCTAACTCCAAAAGATTTTAGTTTTGTGGGCTATACTTACAAGAACTTCGATGCCATCAAAGAGGCTCTGCGCAATAAATCAGGTACCAAGCTTTCCATATCACGAGTCACTACACTACTAGCTACTAAATAACAATCTATTGATTCATGTTGCCGAATCCTGATGGAGACGACACTGAAAATATTATTTGGCAATTGCAGACACTGCTAAATGAAACGATCCCGATGTCAGTCGGGAATGAACTAAAGATGACAGTGGAACCAGATATCAGGATGAACTCATCGATGGATGATGTAATGTCACGATAGTTGCCTACCTATGTGAGAATGGAAACATCGCAGAGGGCATGTAAATTGGTAGGTTGGCCTTCACTGTTGCCTATATCCGGTCGTTTCAGTACTGTTTGTACAGTATGGTTGGGTAGAGATGCTTGTAATAGAAAATTTAGGACTCGTGGCTTGGCTGCCCAGGTTGGTAGGAGGCCCTGCTTTCTCTTGTTGCAGATtctggttttagacaatttattGCATCTCTGAGTATTCCGACATCAATATTTAATGATGTTTTAATCCAAAATCTGTAATTCTcacaatttataaaatattgtaattttaatatttcaatacATGCCTTTATCGTTTGTGTTCAATACTTCTAAAATGTTTAATTGACTCCGGTAGTATACGAAAGAATTCCtgcataaataaattaaagatccACAAGAAAAGCTGAAATAATACACGCAAAGAGAAATACAGTATGATGAAGATATAATTATATGCTTCTGAGGGTAATGCACCCATGTCCAAGAATTTTGCAAATACCATCTCGACAGTAAAAAACAAATGACTCGATGCTTCAGAGGCTCCAAAACAACACCAACTGAGCCTGACCGGACCTGACCGACAACTGATGATGGACTAGTGAACAGACCAAATGAAGAAGGACCAAGGTTTCACGACTATAATCTGGTGCCGGGTTAACTCACCGAAATAACCCATGCGTCAAACCTTGTCAGCCAAAAACCAAGACAAGACTCTTCTACCAAAGGGCTCATCTCTCTCTTTTACTTCTCTGCGGAGGCTTCTGGTTTCTCATCCTCGCCATTTTCCTCTGCAGAGGACGAAGGTCCAGCTTCGGACTCGGGTTTCTCTTCCTCATCTTCAGCCCCAACACTCAACTTTTCGATAAGACTGGCTGCAGTTTTTCCTTCTTCACTCTCTCCGTTATCGGTTTTCTGTGCTTCGGCTATTTCTGCAATCTTATCCTTGAAAGTTTTGCAATCTGAAAATCAAGTAGATATTCAATATTGGAACTAACTATACACTGGAATGTATAGATAATTTCAGCTCAAGGGCAGCAAGCTATTCTACTGAACCAGGAATTATGATCGGGTTAAAGTGCAGATAGTAATACAAACAAAATTCTACTAAAATGTTATCACACACATTACATTTATTCCATTATATCTCATACTAGACAAAGCAACTAAAAAATCATGTTTCCAATTCATTTCAAAAGTCAAATACAACAAGTATTTAGATAGAATGAACTTACTCTCCACAGATGCAAACCGGATCGCAAAAGTTTCATCCTTCAGCTCTCCATCAGAGAAATCCGCAGCATGCCACACACATGATTTGTCATTCCCTTGATGCTCTTGCACAGTCATTGTGGATAGGACTGCATTTACCACGACAATAAATGGCCAATTTTTAGCAAAAATACAATATCaacatttttcaataaaaaaacacCAAGTATAATATACAAATAATTCACATCTGTCTGTATACTAACCAAGGTGATTGGCGCAGATCTTAAGGGTCTTGTTCTGCCTCATGACAAGCCTAACTTTTCCCGTCTCCTTGTGCTTCAGCAGCTTAACAATCCCCACTCCCCTTTCCTTCCATTGATTACCGTCCTTGTCAAATCTGTACAACTTAGACTTCCTAGAAAAAACAAGTAATTCAGAAATCTATAAGGATCAATAGTCACACTACATTATTCAGATATGAAATCTTGTATGTTGATATGAAGTGTCATACACGGAGGTGCAGGTATAGAGACTTATCGACATATTTTTTCAAACATTTACATGACAAAGGTTAATCTACTGGATCAAGCGAATTGAATTTCAGAAGTAATATGAACATCAATCTACTCCGCAATTACATGTTTAACTTGATCACTGCAATCGTGATTTAAACAGTCAACGACACTCAAATATGATCACCACAGTAATTAGAAAAAATACCTAACTGACGAAGCAAATAGAACTTCAACGTCAATTCAGCTCAAATTCAAAATCAATCAACCATCAGCGTAAAGAAAAACCACGTCGATCTAATCTAACGCACCGATCCACTCACAACAGCAGAAATCAAACAATTAAAGACCGAATCTAACATTAATCAGCGAATTGAACCTAAAGGACTCACAACTCAAGAAGAACATCTTCGTTCTCTTCACCGGTGGTGACGGCGACTTCCTGCAGCTGGACGATCGGAGCAATCTGAGCACCGGTGTCCTCATCATCGGCGGCCGGCCTCGAATtgtcatcttcttcctcctctctctttAGAACTGTGGGCTCAGTTTCTGTAGCCATAACCGAATAATATTGAGATGGAATTTGGGATCTGCCAACAGAGTTAGGGTTTAAGCAGTGATGACAAAGATTTCTGGAGCCATCGCATCTCGATGATACTTATACATTTTGTACAGCGTAGAAGTAACGCTGACGCTATTTGGGCTTCATGGACCGGGTCGGGTTAATATTCTGTTACTCCTTGTATTAAACATATGGCtagtgattttatttttatttattatactttttatatatcattatgtattttttatatttaatttttatcttatttaatagttttaatgaTTTGGTGCGTGTTTGAAAGTTCAATATGtcactatatatattttttagatATTAGataatattttgtattttattgtttattttttggTTATAATATAGTTGGTTTTACATAATATGACttggtttttttaattgtgcTATAAAACAAgtaactattttaattttataatatttatggGCTTTAAAATTGAATATAATGGCCATAATAACTCAATTTTTATTAAGGTATAAATAACATAcggttatatatttttttattaaggtATGAATATAGCGTctcaaaaattaagaatttaatgaaattaaattttggattgtaaagaattaaaaaaatttataaaatcctTAAAGGCAAAATCCTAACCTTAAGTTGTATTAATATATCATACTTATATCAAATTTTATCATAGTGAATTGAACTAAGAAttctaatatattttataaaacaaatgagacaatatttaatttataactttaaaatataaaatagacgAGTTTGGAACATGTGaatgtttttttgttgttgagATTTGATTGTAACGttctaaaaatttaaatttaaagaaatttaaattttggaaagtaAAGAATTCAAATCAAAATCGTAAACTCAATTAGTATTTTCATATAGTATCAGATTTGAATTTGACTTTTAATATAGTGATTGAACTTAGAacactaatattttataaagaaaaagagaaagtaTTAACTTTATAGCTTTAACATATTAAACAGACGGGTTAAAagatatgattatttttttttatcgatgtTCGATGCAATGTTCCAAATATTAATGGTTAAAATAGGAGTTAGAAAGAGATAAAAATTGTGAAGAAATggccataaataataaagatgcTAATTTCGTGGATGGACCAAAATGAACATAATTGAAAGAGCAAGtatattaaatttgtatttttataaaattatccaAGCATTTgactttttaatattttcaaattatttttttattatattttcattttaacaaaaaataggTGAAATTGGTAAAAGTTTATTCATACATtcgttaatttaattttcaagcaaattacaaaattttgaatcaactacattaaaaaaattatatgggTCGCAGCTTCAATAATCTTCTAacttctttaagaatatatttaaatattaattcatTGGAGTCCTCTTCCATATATATTTCCTATAATTATTCGATCCTTATTTAAGATCATATTTAATACCCTTATATAACTTTTCGTTTTTCTAGATACAAGGGCAAAGAAGTAcctttataaaatataaatttaattaaaaatagaatattatgtaatattactccctccgtccccagaTATCATACTTGGGAGATGACATGAGGTTTTAAGAGGTGTCCCTAGATAtcacacttgggagatgacATGAGGTTTTAAGatgtgttattttgtgtgttaagtgatgagagaaaatataattttataattgatgtgagaagaaacttttttcaaaagaggaaatgtgacatcttttgtgagacaaactaaaaagaaaagtgtgacatctactatgagacggatgaagtaatATTTAGCCCTCATTATGGCATTGCCATTATGTCTAAAAATCATTTCTCTAAACATATTTGACAGGCTATCTCATTATTTAGTTAAGGGCACGCATCGGTAGAtagttatgacttatgaattgttaGTTAGTTTATGTTTCGTTCAAATTTAGTGTTACACACACTGCATTAATTATAGTtagttatgacttatgaatgtGTTAGTTAATTTATGTTTCGTTCAAATTTAGTGTTACACACACtgcattaattatttaattaagtttGATAATGATTAATTAATGTTTCAATAAACATACgagaaactaaaaaaataactgaaATTCAAATTAACAGTACATAAAGGGAAATTTCCAATTACCGGATGTAATTGAAAATTCAAGAGGAAATTTGaacattaatttaaatttggcatatccatttttttaactcctatatgaaggaggaaagcTCAAACTCGGCACCCTCATACATTCGTTGCTAGAATATGCACATCAAACCAAAACTTACCCAAATTTAGCAAACTGAACACACTCATCCCTCACAACAAAATCATCACCAGGTAATGGTAGAAGGATAAATGGACTCTATGACTATATTTATGCAGCAACATTGCTCATAATATTTAGCGGCTattcgttctaaatttagttattttcataaaaaatattagaATATAATACACCTTAgtatttaattgaaaaaactagtttttcaaaaataaaactaGTATAATTTTAAAGTTATCAACTCTAATAAATCAAATTTGATTTCATACAACTaacaaattctaaaaaatagtAATCCTACCATAACCTGATACAACACACTCTCCACAAAAAATATAAGTTCAACTAAAGGATAAGAATAGGAACTAAagatacaaataaaaaatagtagtagtaggtaaaaatgaaaatgatattAGGAAGGGCATAAAAAGTGGATCATTGGATCTATCAGTTTCAAGTTTCAACCTTAGTGCACGTCTTACCAATTGAGACGCTCGTCTTCCAAGTTACAAATGAAACCCATTTATATAAAATACTAATGTAGGCATGTAGCATCTTTTAGATAAATCCAGCGAACAAGGAGCAGCAATAGCAGAAACAGTATTTGTGTTATCACAGCTAATCACATCGAATGCAACGCAACAGAATACGGGTCTCTTGCAACAGGTGTGCGTCTGCAAACCTTCATTTGCAAGTCAAATGTACCATAACAGAGGATAGCATGATTTTTTCAATAACGATATTTGGTGGAGTAATCCTTGGGGGCGATAACTAGACCACGCCCCTTCCTGGCACCACGGTAGACAGTCTCAACGATGTCAATGAACTCTTGCTTATCCTTCATGGCCCAGTTGATCTTGTTGTTGTTTCCAGTGCCAAGGTCAATCATAATGTGCTTGTTCCTGAAGAAGAACATGATGGTGGAGGGGTCATACAACTCGTACATTGTGTTGAAATCAGGGACCTCTGTGATATCCACCAGGTATATGACAGCAAAGTTCTTTAGTGTTTCGGCAACAGAAGCCAGCACCTCATCCATCTGAAGATTAGAAGAAGCTTCCGCTATCACATTGTTGGAAGTGGAAAATACGATTTACAAATTGCAAGGGAAGTTATCATGAGCAAGAAATTGAAGTTATTGAACCCAATAATGTACTCTTGATAGCTACGCAGCAAAACCTAAGAAAATGATGAGCCAAATGATAAAAATATGGGACATTGTGAATAAAGGATCGGAAGCTGTTAAACACAGAAATTACTAGTCCAAACCTTCATTCAGCTGTCAACAAAAGCCAATTAGCTCAAGTTtctgtgtgtatgtgtgtgtaagaCGATGGGACTGCGCACAAGATACTAGGAAAATCAGGGGCATATATAATATTCTGTAAGATGGAAGAATACTAGCTCATAGAAAAGACCAGAAAATGGCAATATCCAAATGTTAGGCCAATGGCAAGCATAAAAGAAGACATTCTAGATCTTTAGTGATAGTATATGGAGTATGTAGGAGATCAAGTAACTTGGAACAAAAATATCATGTAGCCAACCCCCCAAGTACCACTAATGATTAATAATGTCCTAACGATAATCATAAGCGATCCACAAT is part of the Salvia splendens isolate huo1 chromosome 6, SspV2, whole genome shotgun sequence genome and encodes:
- the LOC121808607 gene encoding ran-binding protein 1 homolog c-like, whose translation is MATETEPTVLKREEEEDDNSRPAADDEDTGAQIAPIVQLQEVAVTTGEENEDVLLELKSKLYRFDKDGNQWKERGVGIVKLLKHKETGKVRLVMRQNKTLKICANHLVLSTMTVQEHQGNDKSCVWHAADFSDGELKDETFAIRFASVENCKTFKDKIAEIAEAQKTDNGESEEGKTAASLIEKLSVGAEDEEEKPESEAGPSSSAEENGEDEKPEASAEK
- the LOC121807266 gene encoding thioredoxin-like protein YLS8, whose amino-acid sequence is MSYLLPHLHSGWAVDQAILAEEERLVLIRFGHDWDETCMQMDEVLASVAETLKNFAVIYLVDITEVPDFNTMYELYDPSTIMFFFRNKHIMIDLGTGNNNKINWAMKDKQEFIDIVETVYRGARKGRGLVIAPKDYSTKYRY